CCAGCAGCGCCGACTTGGCCCTGGGCCAGCGCAGGAGCGCGCCCATGTTCGCCATCACGGCGAGGCTGACGTCCCGGTAGACCCGGATCTCGGCGTGGGCGCACTCCCGCAGGGTCCGCTGGATCGCGCGGCCGTGCCCGGCGCGGGCGAAGCGCAGCAGCTCCTCGTGGCAGTACGCGAGGTGGTTGTCCTCGTCGTTCGAGATCATCTTCACCGCGCGGCCGAGATCGGGGTGGTCGGCGAAGTGCTTGCGCAGCAGCTGCATCTGCTCGGAGGCGCGCTGCTCGGTGACCCTGCTGTGCGCCAGGTAGGTGATGACGTCCTGCTCCGAGAGCGGTTCGTCGCGCTTGAGCCGGTCGTGGGAGAGCCCGATGCCCTGTTGCTCCAGAAGCATCGTGTAGTCGGTCTCGGAGGGGACGTCCGACGGCCTCAGCCCGCGCTTCCTCAGCAGGGCGTTGAAGATCCGGCCGTGCTTGTCCTCGTCGGCGCCGTGCCGGACGATCTTGGGAGCCAGGTCCAGCTGGCTCGGGGGGACGAGCGCCGCGATTCGGCCGTTCTCCCAGCCGCCCTGGGCCTCGCCGCCGGCAGCGATGGAACAGAAGAGCCGGTACGCGTCGTCGTCGTCGAGAATCTCCTGGAACAGACTTTTTGCCGAGAGCATCACTGCCACCTCCGTACCTGTGTCCGCAGAGACAAAGTCAAATGCGGTACGGGGAAGTAGGCAACACGAGAACCGCCCGGCGGAGGCCGAACGGTCACCGTGCGAAACGAAGTGTCTCCGTTGCGTAACCGAGCGGCACGTGGCGCGTTGTTCCACGTAACGGCCGTGGCGGGGAAGACCCCCGAGCCCCCACCACGGCCGTAGTGCTGCCCCTGGACCGCCCGGACGGGGCGGACGGGGTTACGCGAGGCCGGCGCGCTCCAGGGCGTCCGTGCCGGCGCGCAGGGCCGTGATCCGCTCGTCGAGCGTGAAGCCCGCGGGAGCGAGGGTCAGCGTGGTGACACCGGCCGCCTCGTACGCCTGCATCCGTTCGGCGATCCGCTCCACCGAACCCAGCAGCGTGGTCTGGTCGATGAGCTGGTGCGGTACGGCGGCGGCTGCGCCGCTCTTGTCGCCCGCCAGGTACTTGTCCTGGATCTCGGCGGCTTCCTTCTCGTACCCCATGCGCTGGGCGAGCTGGTTGTAGAAGTTCTGCTTGCGGCTGCCCATGCCGCCGACGTACAGCGCGGTGTACGGGCGGAACATGTCGGCGAGGCCCTTGACGTCGTCGCCGACGGCGAGCGGCAGCGTCGGGCAGACGTCGAAGCCCTCCATGGTCTTCCCGGCCTTCTCGCGGCCCGCCCGCAGGTACTTCAGGGCGGTGTCCTCGAGGTGCTCGGCGGACGGGAAGATCAGCAGCGCCCCGTCGGCGATCTCGCCGGTCTGCTCCAGGTTCTTCGGCCCGATGGCGGCGATGTACAGCGGAATGTGCTCGCGCTCCGGGTGCACGGTGAGCTTGATGGGCTTGCCGGGGCCGTCGGGCAGCGGGAGCGTCCAGTGCTCCCCCTCGTACGAGAGGCGCTCGCGCGACATGGCCTTGCGGACGATCTCGACGTACTCGCGGGTGCGGGCCAGCGGCTTGTCGAACTTGACGCCGTACCAGCCCTCGGAGACCTGCGGGCCCGAGACGCCGAGGCCGAGCCGGAAGCGGCCTCCGGAGAGCGAGTCGAGGGTGGCCGCGGTCATCGCGGTCATCGCGGGCTGCCTGGCCGGGATCTGCATGATCGCGGAGCCGACGTCGATGGACTCCGTCTGGGCGGCGACCCAGGACAGCACGGTGGGGGCGTCGGAGCCATAGGCCTCGGCCGCCCAGCAGACGTCGTAGCCGAGCCGGTCGGCCTCCTGGGCGACGGCGAGGTTGTCGCCGTCCATTCCCGCTCCCCAGTAACCGAGATTGATGCCGAGCCGCATAACCGCTCCCATACTGATCAGTAACGTCCCTGTGGTTCCGGACTCTAGCGCGCGGGACCTCGCTCCGGCAGGGCCCGGCCCCTCGTCACGTTGTCCACAGGCTTCCACTCCATGGGGTGATGGCCAGTAATCTCAGCGCCCATGGAGCAGAGGCATCTCGGCCGTACCGGCCTTCGCGTGTCCCGGATCGGGCTCGGCACTCTCACCTGGGGCCGGGACACCGACGAACACGACGCCGCCGACCAGCTCAAAGCCTTCTGGGACGCGGGCGGCACGCTGGTCGACACGGCCGATGTGTACGGCGGCGGGGAGGCCGAATATCTGCTCGGGCGATTCGTCGACAGCCTGGTGCCGCGGCAGGATCTGGTCATCGCCACCAAGGCAGGCAGCGTGCCCGATCCCTACCGCCGCTTCGACGGATCGCGCGGCCATCTGCTCGCCGCGCTCGACGCCTCGCTCGACCGTCTCGGCACGGACTACGTGGACCTGTGGCAGATCCACGCCTTCGATCCGGTGACCCCTCTCGAAGAGACGCTCCACGCCGTCGACCTCGCGGTGTCGTCCGGACGCGTCAGATACGCGGGGGTGTCGAACTTCTGCGGCTGGCAGCTCGCGAAGGCGGCCACCTGGCAGCTCGCGGCTCCCGGCATACGCAGTCGGCTGGCGAGTACGCAGATGGAGTACTCGCTGCTCCAGCGGGGCGTGGAGCGGGAGGTGCTGCCGGCCGCGCTCGACCTGGGAGTGGGGCTGCTGCCCTCGTCCCCGCTGGGGCGTGGCGTGCTGACGGGCAAGTACCGGCTGGGCACCCCCTCGGACTCGCGCGGCGCCTCGGAACACCTGGCTCCGTTCGTCGAGCCGTATCTCGACGACCCGGCGAGCCGCATCGTGGACGCGGTGGCCACGGCGGCCGAAGGACTCTCCACCACCGCGCTCCACGTGGCACTCGCCTGGGTGCGGGACCGCCCCGGAGTGGTGGCCCCGATCATCGGCGCGCGCAACGCGCAGCAGCTCACGGAGGCTTTGTCAGTGGAGGCGCTTAGTCTTCCTGACGAGATCTGCCAGGCGCTCGACGACGTGTCGGCGCCCGTGCACCGCTATCCCGACCAGGACTGGAGCACGCTGTGACTGCGCTTCCCCGGGGGGAAACCCCAGGCCCCTCGGCCGAAGACACCGAGGAGGGTGGCCTCACCGCCGCCGGTACCCCGGCCGCCGACGACTCGGCCGACGTCTCCGGCGACGTTTCCCGTGAGGACTCCGGAGCGGACGGCGCCCCGGACAACGACGCGGAAGCCGACTCGGACGACGCGGAAGCCGAGAGCCCCGGTCCGGAGGCCGCCGGTGCCGCCGAAGGCACCGAAGAGACCGCTGCCGGTACCGAAGGAGCCGGAGAGGCGAAGCCCGAGCTCTCCGAGGCCCAGGCCGAGCTCGCCGCCCAGCGCGAACTGCGCGAGCGCATCGAGAAGCGCAAGGCCGAGAAGGAAGGCCCCATCCCCGCCGGTACGAAACTGAGCGGCACCGCCGCGGATCTACTGGCCGCCGTGCGTGCCGTCGAGAGCGGCGAGAAGGCCGGCGCGGCGTTCTACGACGCCCCCGCATCGCCTCCCGCGCCCAGCCGCGCCGCCCAGCCCACCACCCCCGCACCCGCGCGGCCCCGGGCACCCGAACCGTCCCGCTCCGCGCAGGGAGCGTCGCCCGAGGCCACGGCCGCGGCGCAGGCCGTGCTCGCCGAGGGCGGGGCGCCCGAGGCGCTGGCACGCCCGGCGGCCGAGACCCTCGGGGAACAGGCCGCGGACGTCCTGCGCGAGGACCCCTGGCAGTTGCTGGCCGTGCCCGGAGTCCGTCCCGAGCAGGCCGACGGATTCGCCCGCGCCCTGCTGGGCGCCGGATGCGGACCGGACGACGAGCGGCGCACCGCGGCGCTCGTCGGCTGGCTGCTGGAGCGTGCGGCGCTCCAGGGCCACACCGCGCTGGACGCGTCGGCGGTACGCACGGCCCTGGCCGAACGGGCGGTGACCGACCCGGACGCGGCCGTGGAGCATGCCGTGGCCGAGGGTGTGGTGCTCCTCTTCGAGGAGGGCATGGACCCCACCGGGTCCGCCGCCCCGGCCGAGCCCGACGAGGACGACCAGGCCGAACAGCCCGGCGAGAGCGCCGGGGAGGACGCCGACGACGCACAGCAGCCGGGTCCGGTGCTGCTGGGACTCGACCGGTACGCCCTGGCGGAGGAAAGCCTCGCGGACGGTCTGGCACGCCTGTTGAACGCCTGCGAGAAGGGTGCCGACTGGTCGCAGGCCGCGTCCGCCGCCCCGTCCCCCTCCGCTGCCGAACTCATCCGTACGGCCGCCACCGGCGGCCTGGTCGTCCACTCGGGCGGCGAGACGGCACGGGCCGAACCCGCGGCCCTGATCGCGGCGGCGAACGGACTGGGACTCCGGGCCGTGGGAGCGGCCCACAGCGTGGACGGCCGCCGACGGCTCGCCGAGGCGGTGGGTGATCCCCTGTCGGCGGTCACGCTCTCCGGACTGCTCTCCGGGACGGAGGGCCCGGGCCGGGACGAGGAGGGTGCGCTGGCGCTCGATCTGCTGGTGGTGCTCGACGCCCCGCAGCTGGACGTGGAGACCGCCGCGATCCTGGTGGAATCCCTCGCCGACGGCACCCGGCTGGTCCTGAGCGGCGACCCCGGAGTGCTGGGTTCCGCCGGCGCGGGGCGGGTGTTCGCCGATGTACTGGCCTCCCGCGCCTGCCCGCAGGTGGTGTCCCGCACCCCCGACCCCGGTCCGATCGGCGAGCTCGTCTCCGGCATCGGCATCGGTGAGCTGAGCCAGGTCGAGGCTCCCGGCAGGGAAGTCGTGATCGTTCCCGTGCGCGACGCGGGCGAGGCGGTGCACCGCACCGTGCAGCTGGTCGCCGACTCGGTCCCCCGGGCCATCGGAGTGCCCTCGGCCGACACCCAGGTGATCACCGTGGGGCACGGCGGCGCCGCCGGCACCAGAGCACTGAACACGGCGCTCAAGCAGCGCCTCAATCCGGGCCCCGGACGGTTCGCAGGCTTCGACCCGGGCGACCGCGTCGTCCACGTCCCCGCGCCCGGCCGTACCGTCCCCGGTTCGGTCGTCTCGGCCGACGCCGAGGGCCTTCATCTGGACTGCGCGGGCACGCCCGTGGTCGTGCCCCAGGACCGGGTCGAGTCGTCCGTCCGGCACGGCTGGGCGCTCAGTGCCCACCAGGCGGCCGGCATGCGCTGGCCCGCCGTGGTCGTCGTGCTGCCCGGGGACGCCGCGCAGGGGCTGAGCAGGCCGTGGGTCTACACCGCCTTCAGCCGCGGTGAGCGCCATCTCTCCGTCGTCCACGGCGTGGACCAGGCCCTCCCTCGCGCCGTGGCGGAGATCCCCGCCCAGGAGCGGACCACGCGGCTGCGCCCCCTCCTGGAGGCGCTGCCGACCCCGGACGCCTCGTCCTAGGACCGGTCCGGACGGCCCTGTGGCCCCGGTGCGTCGCACCGGGGCCACAGGAACCGCACACGCCGCGCCGGGTGGCGGTCAGGAACTGTCGGCCGTCAGGTCCTCCAGGTCCTCGTCGAGGTCGTCCTCGTCGAAGACCGAACTGACGTCGAACCGGCACACCACCAGCTGCGGATCGGCCTGGTCGAAGGGGGCTCCCAGCCACTCCCCCGGCTCCGGAAGCTCGTCGGCGGCGGCGACCCAGAGCGTCGAGTCGCCCTCCTCCAGGCCGAACTCCTTGTGCCGCGAGGCGATCTCGTCCGCCTCGTACTCCCCGAAGATCACACCGAGCGCGGCATGGACGCTCGTACCGACCACCCCGGCGACATCGCCGCCGCGCTCGTCCGGGTCGAGGTCGGCGAGCCGCTGCGCCTGGGCGAGGAGCCTCGGAGGCTCCGCCACGGCGTAGTCGCGCCGGATCAGCACACTCAGCGCATGGGGCTCGTCCGGGCCCGCGTAGGGCGGCAGTGAGTCGTCCGCACCGGGAATCTCGAAAGGGGTGACCTCGTCGTGACGGTCGTAGAGCAGTTCGTCGTAGACCTCGGCCGCAGCGGCCAGTGCGTTGAACGCTTCGTAGACGGCGGGATCGTCGTCCCCGGTACGGCGTTCGACCGCGTCGAGGTGACGGTCGAGCGCGGTTTTGACCGCTTCAGCGGCGGCGCGTACCTCGGCAGCGGTGGGCTGCGCAGCATCAGACATGGTGCAGACGCTATCCGTACACGGGCTCTGCCCGCACAATAGATGCGATGCCGGAATACGAATTTGTCGACGTGTACGTGCCGCGCGGGGTGTCCCGCAAGGAAGCGACCCGCCTACTCACCGACCATGCCGAGTACGGACACTGGGAGTTGGACCGACTCACGCTGCGCCTGGACGGCAGCCGCAGAGTGCGGTTGCGGCGACGGATCATCCGCCAGCTACGGGCTACCTGGTGAGGCGGAGCGGGCCGCGCGGAGTCGCGCGGCCCGCTCCTTCTCACACGTGTACGCCGGTTTCGTCGTGCCGTTACGCGGCGCTGCGGGAGCGGCGGTAGAGCACCGTGCCCGCGCCCGCGAGCAGCAGGCCCGCGCTCGCCGGGATCAGCAGGTCGAGCCCGCCCGCACCGGTCTGGGCGAGCTGCTCGTCCGCGATGATCTGGGTCTCCGGAGCGTTGGGCTCGGAGGGACCGTTCACGGGCGGGTGGACCGGCTTGCCCGGGGTGACGGGCGTCTCCGGGTTCTCGGTCGGCGGGCTGACCTGCGCGTCGTTGCCGCAGTCGTTGCCGAAGACCGGGTTGAGCAGTCCACCGATGGTGACGCTGTTGCCGCAGACGTTCACGGGAATGTCGATCGGGACCGCGATGTGGTTGCCGGAGCCGATGCCCGGCGAGCCCTTGGCCTCTCCCTCGGCCGTGGCCGAGGGGGCGCGGTGCCGGCCGGTCCCCGGGCTCCCCGCGGTCCGGTCGGTCTCGTGGGCGGTGGATCCGTCCGCGGCGGGGCCGCCGGAGCCGTCGCCGCCAGGAGCACTGTCGTACGCGTCCTGCTCCGCGCCCGCCGATCCGTTTCCGCAGTCGTTTCCGGCTGCCGGGTTGAGCAGTCCGACGACGCTGACCGAGTTGCCGCAGACATTGACCGGTACGTCGATCGGGACCTGGACGGAATTCCCCGACAGCACCCCCGGGGAATTCGACGCGGAGCCGGCCGCTCCCGCGTCGGCGTGTGCGTAACCCCCACTCAGCGCGAGCACTCCGCCCGCCGCTGCCATGGTGATCAGGCCCTTACGTGTGACCTGTCGCATAGGTTCGTTTCCTGCCTTCTGCCTTCCGAAATACCCCCGGACGCGACCGCGCGAGGGCCGAATGCCCAGCGGCCCCGGAGTGCATGGCGCGCACTCCGGGGCCGACCGAGCTCAAACCCTTACGGGTTGACGATCAACGTCACGCGTTGACGCAGGTGTTGCCGAAGGCGGGGTTCAGGAGCCCGATCACGGAGACGGTGTTTCCACACACGTTCACCGGGACGTGGACGGGGACCTGGACGACGTTGCCCGAGAGCACGCCGGGGCTGCCGATGGCAGCACCCTGGGCGCCCGAGTCAGCGGCGGCCATACCCGCACCCGCGAGCACGAGACCACCGGTAGCGGCCGCGATGGCGGCAACCTTCTTGATCATTATTCCTCCTAGTTGGCAATGCGGTCCCAGCCGCGGACCGCATCACTTGTAACGAGGAGTACCTATGGGGGCTACGAGCGCCTGCCCGCTTTCACTCTTTCTGGTTATGTACGCACAGGCAGGCGAATCCCCGCGGAATTGGCTTCAGGAGTTGTCGATGAAGCGGTCGAGCACGCGCACCCCGAACTTCAGCCCGTCGACCGGGACACGCTCGTCGACACCGTGGAACATCCCCGCGAAGTCGAGCTCCGGCGGCAGCTTCAGCGGAGCGAATCCGAAGCCCCGGATGCCCAGGTCGTCGAAGGACTTCGCGTCGGTGCCGGCCGAGAGCATGTACGGCACGGCACGGGCGATCGGGTCCTCGGCCACCAGCGCCGTCTGCATCGCGTCGACCAGGGCGCCGTCGAAGGTGGTCTCCAGCGCCTTGTCCGCGTGCACGTCCTCGCGCTTCACGTTGGGGCCGAGGATCCGGTCCAGGTCGGCGAGGAACTCCTCCTCGTACCCCGGCAGGAACCGCCCGTCCACGTGCGCGGTGGCCTGTCCCGGAATGACGTTGACCTTGTAGCCCGCACCGAGCTGCGTCGGGTTGGCGGTGTTCTGGAGGGAGGCGCCGATGAGCTTGGAGATGCCGCCCAGCTTGGCGAGCGTCTCGTCCATGTTCTCGGGGTCGAGCTCGGTGCCCAGGGCGTCCGAGAGCTCGTCCAGGAAGTGCCGCAGGGTCTTGGTCACCCGCACGGGGAACTTGTGCCGCCCGAGGCGCCCGACGGCCTCGGAGAGCTCCGTGATGGCGTTGTCCTTGTGGATCATCGAGCCGTGACCGGCGGAGCCGTCCACGGTCAGCTTCATCCAGTGCATGCCCTTCTGGGCCGTCTCCACGAGGTAGAGCCGCAGCTTCTCGTTGACCGTGAAGGAGAACCCGCCGACCTCGCTGATGGCCTCGGTGACGCCCTCGAACAGTCCGGGGTGCTTGTCGACGAGGAATCTGGCGCCGTAGGTGCCGCCCGCCTCCTCGTCCGCGAGGAAGGCCAGGACGATGTCGCGCGGAGGCTTGCGGCCACTGCGCATGCGGTCACGGACGACCGCGAGGGTCATGGCGTCCATGTCCTTCATGTCGACCGCGCCGCGGCCCCAGACGCAGCCGTCCGCGATCTCGCCGGAGAACGGGTCGTGCGTCCAGTCGGCCGCGTTGGCCGGCACCACGTCGGTGTGCCCGTGGATCAGGAGCGCGGGCCGGGACCGGTCCTCGCCCTCGATGCGGGCCACGGTGGAGGCGCGACCCTTGTGGGATTCGAAGATCTGCGGTTCGAGCCCGACCTCGGCGAGCTTCTCCGCGACGTACTCGGCGGCGAGCCGCTCCCCCGGCCCCGAGTGGTCCCCGTAGTTGCTGGTGTCGATCCGGATCAGGTCACGGCAGAGGTCCACGACCTCGTCCTCGCCGGAGACGGTCCGCGCCGTGTTGGTCTCGCTCACGCTGCTTCCTTCCACTGTCGCTGTGGTGCTCCCCCACATCCTCCCGCGCCCGCCCCGTGGGCCCAAGGGCGCCCACCCGGGCGTCCGCCCTTCGCGCCGCCCCTGGCGTGATCGAGCACCCCCGAATGTTTGCTATGGTTTTCCACGTCGGAACGGGCCGGGCCCGCGAGACAGACACCTTGTCCGGGTGGCGGAATGGCAGACGCGCTAGCTTGAGGTGCTAGTGCCCTTTATCGGGCGTGGGGGTTCAAGTCCCCCCTCGGACACCACGGGTAATCCGCGGGTTACCGGAGAGTGCTGGTTGAGATTCGTCTCGACCAGCACTTTTTTGTTGTCCTGAGTGGGCTGCTTCGTGGGCTCCCGGCACAAGCCCCCCTTCGGACACCCGCAGGACGAATCACCGGTCGGGCTTCCGGGATCACCGGTGATTCGTCGCCCACCCGGCCTGATGGGCCTCCCGGGTGCGTCAGCGGATCGCGCGCCGAGGAACGAGCCCCTGGGCGCCTAGTTCGTCCAGGACGAGTGCGGCGTACTCGGTGGCCCCGCGCGTGGAGGTGTGGGTGTTGTCGCGCCGCTCGTTGTAGAGGTAGAGGGCCTTGGAGCCCTCCGGGCCGAGCTCCTCCACCCGCGCCCTGGTCAGGGCGGTGAGGTCGACGAGCGGGGTGTCGTGCTCGATGGCGAGCGCGCGTATCTCGGCGGGCAGGTCCACCCCCAGGCCGTTGACGAGGAGCGCGGTGCCGTTGTCGAGGGTTCCGTCGGCGTTGAACCAGCGGCGGACGATCGGCGTGACGAGGACGGGCTGCCCGCCCTCCGCCCGTACACCCCGGATCATCGCGGTGAGGTTGGCGCGGTAGGTCTCGCGGTCGGTCTGCTTGTCGTTGTGGGCGAGCTGGATCAGGACGAGGTCGCCGTGGCCGATCCGGGACCGGAGTGCGGGGAAGAGCGCCGGGTTGTCGAGGAAGGACTGCGAACCCTCCCCCGAATCGGCGTAGTTGGCGACGGTCAGCCGGTCGGTGAGGTACTGGGGAAGCTGTTGCCCCCAGCCGGAATAGGGGTCACCGGGCTGGTCGCAGACGGTGGAGTCGCCCGCGAGGAGGATCTGCGGCGTACGGACCGGAGTGACACGGAGCGCGGCGAGCTGCGGGGCCGTACCACCGAAGGTGAGGTCGAGCCCGGGGCTTCCGGCGGGTCCGGTCGGCTCGCCCTCCGGGTCGCGCACATCCACGGTGAAGCTGCGGCGCACGGTCCGGCCCGCGGCGTTCGGGGTCTCGGCGAGCATGGTTCTGCGCGTCTCGGCAGTGACACCCGTGGAACCGGCCTCCACGCCGCCGCCGAGAAGCGCCGAGACGCGGTAGGTACCGGGGGCTACGTCGAAGTGGCAGACGAACGGTGCGGTGCCGGTGCAGTGGCCCAGGCCGGTCGGGTCACCGTCGGCCCGTGCGGGGGCCGCGGTCAGGGCGGTCAGGGCGGCGGCCGTGGTGCAGGCGGCCAACAGGGCGGAAGCTGCTCGGCGCATGGAGGCGCTCCTCGGATCGAAGTCGGATTGAATGGATTCAACCGCAGGACCATACGACGAGTTGGTAAGCGCTATCTACAGGGCGGCGTGCGGCAACTCATCCGGTGACCGGTGGCGACAAGGGGATGGAGGCCGCCCTGCGGACGCGAGAAGCCGGG
The Streptomyces sp. NBC_00234 DNA segment above includes these coding regions:
- a CDS encoding ferritin-like domain-containing protein yields the protein MLSAKSLFQEILDDDDAYRLFCSIAAGGEAQGGWENGRIAALVPPSQLDLAPKIVRHGADEDKHGRIFNALLRKRGLRPSDVPSETDYTMLLEQQGIGLSHDRLKRDEPLSEQDVITYLAHSRVTEQRASEQMQLLRKHFADHPDLGRAVKMISNDEDNHLAYCHEELLRFARAGHGRAIQRTLRECAHAEIRVYRDVSLAVMANMGALLRWPRAKSALLAAGIHAVYAYERLIGWRRMVTLEAPSRRDALGGPATVEPEFA
- a CDS encoding helix-hairpin-helix domain-containing protein, with product MTALPRGETPGPSAEDTEEGGLTAAGTPAADDSADVSGDVSREDSGADGAPDNDAEADSDDAEAESPGPEAAGAAEGTEETAAGTEGAGEAKPELSEAQAELAAQRELRERIEKRKAEKEGPIPAGTKLSGTAADLLAAVRAVESGEKAGAAFYDAPASPPAPSRAAQPTTPAPARPRAPEPSRSAQGASPEATAAAQAVLAEGGAPEALARPAAETLGEQAADVLREDPWQLLAVPGVRPEQADGFARALLGAGCGPDDERRTAALVGWLLERAALQGHTALDASAVRTALAERAVTDPDAAVEHAVAEGVVLLFEEGMDPTGSAAPAEPDEDDQAEQPGESAGEDADDAQQPGPVLLGLDRYALAEESLADGLARLLNACEKGADWSQAASAAPSPSAAELIRTAATGGLVVHSGGETARAEPAALIAAANGLGLRAVGAAHSVDGRRRLAEAVGDPLSAVTLSGLLSGTEGPGRDEEGALALDLLVVLDAPQLDVETAAILVESLADGTRLVLSGDPGVLGSAGAGRVFADVLASRACPQVVSRTPDPGPIGELVSGIGIGELSQVEAPGREVVIVPVRDAGEAVHRTVQLVADSVPRAIGVPSADTQVITVGHGGAAGTRALNTALKQRLNPGPGRFAGFDPGDRVVHVPAPGRTVPGSVVSADAEGLHLDCAGTPVVVPQDRVESSVRHGWALSAHQAAGMRWPAVVVVLPGDAAQGLSRPWVYTAFSRGERHLSVVHGVDQALPRAVAEIPAQERTTRLRPLLEALPTPDASS
- the chpH gene encoding chaplin ChpH — protein: MIKKVAAIAAATGGLVLAGAGMAAADSGAQGAAIGSPGVLSGNVVQVPVHVPVNVCGNTVSVIGLLNPAFGNTCVNA
- a CDS encoding LLM class F420-dependent oxidoreductase — translated: MRLGINLGYWGAGMDGDNLAVAQEADRLGYDVCWAAEAYGSDAPTVLSWVAAQTESIDVGSAIMQIPARQPAMTAMTAATLDSLSGGRFRLGLGVSGPQVSEGWYGVKFDKPLARTREYVEIVRKAMSRERLSYEGEHWTLPLPDGPGKPIKLTVHPEREHIPLYIAAIGPKNLEQTGEIADGALLIFPSAEHLEDTALKYLRAGREKAGKTMEGFDVCPTLPLAVGDDVKGLADMFRPYTALYVGGMGSRKQNFYNQLAQRMGYEKEAAEIQDKYLAGDKSGAAAAVPHQLIDQTTLLGSVERIAERMQAYEAAGVTTLTLAPAGFTLDERITALRAGTDALERAGLA
- a CDS encoding chaplin gives rise to the protein MRQVTRKGLITMAAAGGVLALSGGYAHADAGAAGSASNSPGVLSGNSVQVPIDVPVNVCGNSVSVVGLLNPAAGNDCGNGSAGAEQDAYDSAPGGDGSGGPAADGSTAHETDRTAGSPGTGRHRAPSATAEGEAKGSPGIGSGNHIAVPIDIPVNVCGNSVTIGGLLNPVFGNDCGNDAQVSPPTENPETPVTPGKPVHPPVNGPSEPNAPETQIIADEQLAQTGAGGLDLLIPASAGLLLAGAGTVLYRRSRSAA
- a CDS encoding aldo/keto reductase, with the translated sequence MEQRHLGRTGLRVSRIGLGTLTWGRDTDEHDAADQLKAFWDAGGTLVDTADVYGGGEAEYLLGRFVDSLVPRQDLVIATKAGSVPDPYRRFDGSRGHLLAALDASLDRLGTDYVDLWQIHAFDPVTPLEETLHAVDLAVSSGRVRYAGVSNFCGWQLAKAATWQLAAPGIRSRLASTQMEYSLLQRGVEREVLPAALDLGVGLLPSSPLGRGVLTGKYRLGTPSDSRGASEHLAPFVEPYLDDPASRIVDAVATAAEGLSTTALHVALAWVRDRPGVVAPIIGARNAQQLTEALSVEALSLPDEICQALDDVSAPVHRYPDQDWSTL
- a CDS encoding rhamnogalacturonan acetylesterase gives rise to the protein MRRAASALLAACTTAAALTALTAAPARADGDPTGLGHCTGTAPFVCHFDVAPGTYRVSALLGGGVEAGSTGVTAETRRTMLAETPNAAGRTVRRSFTVDVRDPEGEPTGPAGSPGLDLTFGGTAPQLAALRVTPVRTPQILLAGDSTVCDQPGDPYSGWGQQLPQYLTDRLTVANYADSGEGSQSFLDNPALFPALRSRIGHGDLVLIQLAHNDKQTDRETYRANLTAMIRGVRAEGGQPVLVTPIVRRWFNADGTLDNGTALLVNGLGVDLPAEIRALAIEHDTPLVDLTALTRARVEELGPEGSKALYLYNERRDNTHTSTRGATEYAALVLDELGAQGLVPRRAIR
- a CDS encoding M20/M25/M40 family metallo-hydrolase: MWGSTTATVEGSSVSETNTARTVSGEDEVVDLCRDLIRIDTSNYGDHSGPGERLAAEYVAEKLAEVGLEPQIFESHKGRASTVARIEGEDRSRPALLIHGHTDVVPANAADWTHDPFSGEIADGCVWGRGAVDMKDMDAMTLAVVRDRMRSGRKPPRDIVLAFLADEEAGGTYGARFLVDKHPGLFEGVTEAISEVGGFSFTVNEKLRLYLVETAQKGMHWMKLTVDGSAGHGSMIHKDNAITELSEAVGRLGRHKFPVRVTKTLRHFLDELSDALGTELDPENMDETLAKLGGISKLIGASLQNTANPTQLGAGYKVNVIPGQATAHVDGRFLPGYEEEFLADLDRILGPNVKREDVHADKALETTFDGALVDAMQTALVAEDPIARAVPYMLSAGTDAKSFDDLGIRGFGFAPLKLPPELDFAGMFHGVDERVPVDGLKFGVRVLDRFIDNS
- a CDS encoding DUF5703 family protein; this translates as MPEYEFVDVYVPRGVSRKEATRLLTDHAEYGHWELDRLTLRLDGSRRVRLRRRIIRQLRATW